In the Pseudonocardia cypriaca genome, one interval contains:
- a CDS encoding PPOX class F420-dependent oxidoreductase, whose protein sequence is MTVMTKDEWCEFVTEGARLGHVAICRPPGRPHVTPVCFVLEGDELLFTVSPDSAKGRCIARDGQVAVGVSDDEHPYRFTMLEGRATLSDDSGELLRVGGAIGRRYSPAEDPQEFAHVLAAAGFVVARVRITNVIAHRDLG, encoded by the coding sequence ATGACGGTGATGACGAAGGACGAGTGGTGCGAGTTCGTGACGGAGGGAGCCCGGCTCGGGCACGTGGCGATCTGCCGCCCGCCCGGGCGCCCGCACGTCACCCCGGTCTGTTTCGTCCTCGAGGGCGACGAGCTGCTCTTCACCGTCTCGCCCGACAGCGCGAAGGGCCGGTGCATCGCGCGGGACGGTCAGGTGGCCGTCGGCGTCAGCGATGACGAGCACCCGTACCGGTTCACGATGCTGGAAGGGCGGGCGACGCTCTCGGACGACTCGGGCGAGCTGCTGCGCGTGGGCGGGGCGATCGGGCGGCGGTACTCGCCTGCCGAGGACCCGCAGGAGTTCGCGCACGTGCTCGCGGCAGCCGGCTTCGTGGTCGCGCGGGTGCGGATCACGAACGTGATCGCCCACCGCGACCTCGGATGA
- a CDS encoding peptidoglycan-binding protein, with translation MSDPQQQAGLSGEELEAQAATAVPDKEVVSILDLNADIDLAIDAAAPIDLAVAANANVAAPIDAAVGANVLSTGSTAQALSDQGALITQGIDADATAHAAQDSAIDQGNDVVDDGAASAGTAPAGTDTGTDGSTSPTTDGTDGTDGTAGAVGSTVGSTTDAASGALDGDLLNVDVNVDADADVAAPINGAVAANANVAAPIDAAVAANIGSDSSEAVAVSQQDAIINQSIEGSAEATSDQQSGIEQ, from the coding sequence ATGAGCGACCCGCAGCAGCAGGCGGGCCTGTCGGGGGAGGAACTGGAGGCTCAGGCCGCAACGGCGGTTCCCGACAAGGAGGTCGTCTCGATCCTCGACCTCAACGCGGACATCGACCTGGCGATCGACGCCGCCGCGCCGATCGACCTCGCGGTCGCCGCGAACGCGAACGTCGCCGCCCCGATCGACGCCGCCGTGGGCGCCAACGTGCTGTCCACCGGGTCGACCGCCCAGGCCCTCAGCGACCAGGGCGCCCTGATCACGCAGGGCATCGACGCCGACGCCACGGCGCACGCCGCCCAGGACAGCGCGATCGACCAGGGCAACGACGTGGTCGACGACGGTGCCGCGTCGGCCGGCACCGCCCCGGCGGGAACGGACACCGGGACGGACGGCAGCACCTCGCCGACAACGGACGGCACGGACGGCACGGACGGCACAGCCGGTGCGGTCGGCAGCACCGTCGGCAGCACCACGGATGCGGCGAGCGGGGCACTCGACGGTGACCTGCTGAACGTCGATGTCAACGTCGACGCCGACGCCGACGTGGCGGCACCGATCAACGGTGCCGTGGCCGCCAACGCCAACGTTGCCGCCCCGATCGACGCCGCGGTGGCGGCGAACATCGGGTCGGACAGCAGCGAGGCGGTCGCGGTCTCGCAGCAGGACGCGATCATCAACCAGTCCATCGAGGGTTCGGCCGAGGCGACCTCGGACCAGCAGTCCGGCATCGAGCAGTAG
- a CDS encoding MerR family transcriptional regulator — protein MVAGDDRALLRIGELARRLGVSQDVLRAWERRYGLLEPVRSSGGFRLYTAADEQRVRRMQSHLARGLAAAEAARAALAEDDGTVGAPEPLWVERPGGTAPDRAQASAPATDRGLAPLAADLRRALDAFDEPAAEAVLDRLFADFSVETALRELLLPYLHELGARWAMNEIGVATEHFASNVLRARLAGLARGWGQGRGPCAVLACPPGEQHDLPLMAFGIVLHRNGWRIVYLGADTPLADLGRTVEEKRPEIVVLAAVDADRFQHSVPDLAALTRHASLRLAGAGATTAVADAVGATVLAEDPVTEAQRLTPPV, from the coding sequence ATGGTGGCCGGGGATGATCGAGCGCTCCTGCGCATCGGCGAGCTCGCGCGTCGGCTCGGGGTGAGCCAGGACGTCCTGCGCGCGTGGGAGCGTCGGTACGGCCTGCTCGAGCCGGTCCGCTCGTCAGGCGGGTTCCGCTTGTACACCGCAGCCGACGAGCAGCGGGTTCGCCGGATGCAGTCCCACCTCGCTCGCGGGCTGGCCGCCGCCGAGGCCGCCCGCGCCGCCCTGGCCGAGGACGATGGAACGGTCGGGGCGCCGGAGCCGCTGTGGGTCGAGCGCCCGGGGGGAACCGCGCCGGACCGGGCCCAGGCATCGGCTCCGGCGACCGACCGGGGGCTCGCGCCTCTGGCCGCGGATCTGCGTCGCGCACTCGACGCCTTCGACGAACCGGCCGCCGAGGCCGTGTTGGACCGCCTGTTCGCCGACTTCAGCGTGGAGACAGCTCTGCGGGAACTGCTCCTGCCGTACCTGCACGAGCTCGGTGCGCGGTGGGCGATGAACGAGATCGGCGTGGCCACGGAGCACTTCGCGAGCAACGTGCTCAGGGCGCGACTGGCGGGCCTCGCCCGCGGCTGGGGCCAGGGACGGGGGCCGTGTGCCGTGCTCGCCTGCCCGCCCGGCGAGCAGCACGACCTACCGCTCATGGCCTTCGGCATCGTCCTGCACCGGAACGGGTGGCGGATCGTCTACCTCGGCGCCGACACCCCCCTCGCGGATCTCGGCCGGACGGTCGAGGAGAAGCGACCCGAGATCGTGGTCCTCGCCGCCGTCGACGCCGACCGGTTCCAGCACTCGGTTCCGGACCTCGCTGCCCTCACGCGACACGCCTCGCTCCGGCTGGCCGGGGCAGGCGCCACCACGGCCGTGGCCGACGCCGTCGGCGCGACGGTGCTGGCCGAGGACCCGGTCACCGAGGCCCAACGGCTCACACCGCCCGTCTGA
- a CDS encoding RNA polymerase sigma factor, translating to MTTDLRLVAEPRAVVPLPRVGEPDSSSGDELARRFRLGEGGALEEAYDRHARLVYAMALRSLGAHHDAEDVTQQVFVRAWRGRAGLDPRRGSLGGWLVGITRRQIADRFAARARDRDLADRAGRVAEPRVVGDPPADVVDSVVVAHEIERLPSQQRAVVRLAFFADLTHQQISEATGLPLGTVKSHLRRGLERLRRRWELDGVASYR from the coding sequence ATGACGACCGACCTTCGGCTGGTAGCCGAGCCGCGTGCGGTCGTGCCGCTGCCGCGCGTCGGTGAACCCGACAGCTCGTCGGGCGACGAGCTGGCCCGCCGGTTCCGCCTCGGCGAGGGCGGCGCGCTCGAGGAGGCCTACGACCGCCACGCGCGGCTGGTGTACGCAATGGCACTGCGGTCGCTCGGTGCTCACCACGACGCCGAGGACGTCACGCAGCAGGTGTTCGTCCGGGCGTGGCGGGGGCGCGCGGGGCTCGACCCCCGCCGCGGTTCCCTCGGGGGTTGGCTGGTGGGGATCACGCGCCGCCAGATCGCCGACCGGTTCGCCGCCCGTGCCCGCGACCGCGATCTGGCCGATCGCGCCGGACGCGTCGCCGAGCCGCGGGTCGTGGGTGACCCGCCCGCCGACGTCGTCGATTCGGTGGTGGTCGCGCACGAGATCGAACGGCTGCCCAGCCAGCAGCGGGCCGTGGTGCGGTTGGCGTTCTTCGCCGATCTGACCCACCAGCAGATCTCCGAGGCGACGGGGCTGCCCCTCGGCACGGTGAAGAGTCATCTCCGGCGAGGGCTGGAGCGGCTGCGGCGACGGTGGGAGCTCGACGGTGTGGCGTCCTACCGCTGA
- a CDS encoding DUF4397 domain-containing protein: protein MRRLTLALGGVLAAAATTLGVSAPATAQETAAVYVVHGIPDTPVDVYVDGARLLDDFQPGSPAGPVDVPSGPHDVALFPADAADGSGQPLLSATQEVPGGGNVTLVAHLTEAGQPTVTPFVNDVSQVPAGQARLVVRHTAAAPAVDVLAGGSPVISGLANPGEKALQVPAGTVSAAVAAAGTTEPVIGPADLELKEGTATFVHAIGSLDAKNLSLVAVTVDGLHNPTG, encoded by the coding sequence ATGCGCCGTCTGACCCTGGCCCTCGGCGGAGTACTCGCCGCCGCTGCCACGACCTTGGGGGTCTCCGCCCCCGCCACCGCACAGGAGACCGCCGCCGTGTACGTCGTGCACGGCATCCCGGACACGCCCGTCGACGTCTACGTCGACGGGGCGCGGCTCCTCGACGACTTCCAGCCGGGCTCCCCCGCGGGCCCGGTGGACGTGCCGAGCGGCCCCCACGACGTCGCCCTCTTCCCGGCCGACGCCGCCGACGGCTCGGGCCAGCCCCTGCTGTCGGCAACCCAGGAAGTGCCAGGGGGCGGCAACGTCACGCTGGTCGCCCACCTGACCGAGGCCGGACAGCCCACGGTCACGCCGTTCGTCAACGACGTCTCGCAGGTTCCCGCGGGACAGGCACGGCTCGTCGTCCGCCACACCGCGGCCGCGCCCGCCGTCGACGTGCTGGCCGGCGGTAGCCCGGTCATCAGCGGCCTGGCCAACCCCGGCGAGAAGGCCCTCCAGGTCCCGGCCGGCACGGTCTCCGCGGCGGTCGCGGCGGCCGGCACCACCGAGCCGGTCATCGGCCCGGCCGACCTCGAACTGAAGGAAGGCACCGCGACCTTCGTCCACGCCATCGGTTCCCTCGACGCCAAGAACCTGAGCCTGGTGGCGGTCACGGTCGACGGCCTGCACAACCCCACCGGCTGA
- a CDS encoding sugar nucleotide-binding protein has protein sequence MTVLVVGGSGLLGQEVARQATAAGCQVAATYLTRPVGVGGAAEYAVDIRDRVQVADLVAAIRPSWVINAAYRQADWASTADGAVHVAVAAASVAARLVHVSSDAVFSGAAIRYGESSRPDPTTPYGAAKAAAETAIAAISPNAVIARTSLIIGGGGSVHERRVHALAAGQTTGFLFTDDIRCPVHVADLAAALLELASSDHAGIHHLAGTDAVSRYELGVLIARRDGLDAAALPSGRRADANLPGPMDVRLECRITQQRLRTELRGAREFLDPHIE, from the coding sequence ATGACAGTTCTCGTCGTCGGCGGCAGCGGTCTCCTCGGCCAGGAGGTCGCCCGGCAGGCGACGGCGGCGGGGTGCCAGGTCGCCGCGACGTACCTGACGCGACCGGTCGGCGTGGGCGGCGCTGCGGAGTACGCGGTGGACATCCGGGACCGCGTGCAGGTTGCCGACCTGGTGGCTGCGATCAGGCCGAGCTGGGTGATCAACGCCGCGTACCGGCAGGCCGATTGGGCGAGCACCGCTGACGGTGCGGTGCACGTGGCGGTCGCTGCGGCCTCGGTGGCCGCGCGACTCGTTCACGTCTCCAGTGATGCCGTGTTCTCCGGTGCTGCGATCCGCTACGGCGAGTCGTCGAGGCCTGACCCGACCACGCCCTACGGCGCTGCCAAGGCCGCCGCCGAGACCGCGATCGCGGCCATCAGCCCGAACGCGGTGATCGCCCGCACCTCCTTGATCATCGGCGGCGGTGGCTCCGTCCACGAGCGGCGCGTACACGCCCTGGCCGCCGGGCAGACCACGGGTTTCCTGTTCACCGACGACATACGCTGCCCCGTCCACGTCGCCGACCTGGCCGCAGCACTTCTGGAACTCGCTTCATCCGACCACGCCGGCATCCACCACCTCGCCGGAACCGACGCGGTGAGCCGCTACGAACTGGGGGTGCTGATCGCTCGCCGGGACGGTCTCGACGCCGCCGCGTTGCCCTCCGGCCGGCGAGCGGATGCCAACTTGCCCGGTCCGATGGACGTACGGCTCGAGTGCAGGATCACCCAGCAGCGCTTACGCACCGAGCTGCGCGGCGCCCGTGAGTTCCTCGACCCCCACATCGAGTGA
- a CDS encoding FMN-dependent NADH-azoreductase — MSVLRIDASIQGPHSASSELADLAEAEWSTTRPGTTFVRRHLGADPLPADAWAAAIHGGFTSEEQRTPSQRDAIALTRTLADELRDAEAAIFALPLYNWGVSQHVKTWIDLTIAGGEHGERLLDGKPAIVLTTRGGGYGPGTPREGWDHNTAFLRRIVADVWGAELTLIERELTLAGVNPAMDPFLETAELMKKSAHEAASHAGRTAASS, encoded by the coding sequence ATGTCCGTCCTGCGTATCGACGCCAGCATCCAGGGTCCGCACTCGGCCAGCAGCGAGCTCGCCGACCTCGCCGAGGCCGAATGGTCCACCACCCGCCCCGGCACCACCTTCGTCCGCCGCCACCTGGGCGCCGACCCGCTGCCCGCCGACGCCTGGGCCGCCGCCATCCACGGCGGGTTCACCTCCGAGGAGCAGCGCACACCGTCCCAGCGGGACGCCATCGCCCTGACCCGCACGCTGGCCGACGAGCTGCGCGACGCCGAGGCCGCGATCTTCGCCCTGCCGCTCTACAACTGGGGCGTCTCCCAGCACGTCAAGACCTGGATCGACCTGACCATCGCCGGCGGGGAGCACGGCGAGCGGCTGCTCGACGGCAAGCCCGCGATCGTGCTCACCACCCGCGGCGGCGGCTACGGGCCCGGCACCCCCCGCGAGGGCTGGGACCACAACACCGCATTCCTGCGCCGCATCGTCGCCGACGTGTGGGGCGCCGAGCTCACACTGATCGAGCGCGAGCTCACCCTGGCCGGCGTCAACCCCGCCATGGACCCGTTCCTGGAGACCGCCGAGCTGATGAAAAAGTCCGCGCACGAGGCAGCCTCGCACGCAGGCCGTACCGCGGCCTCTTCCTAG
- a CDS encoding MarR family winged helix-turn-helix transcriptional regulator — protein MTSPTPWLDHEERLAWMSLVAMLMSVPPAVDAQLKRDSGLNFFEYSMLSQLSSPPNRALQMSQLAQLAGGTLSRLSHAASRLEKQGLVRRRVITGESRCTELVLTEEGMAALVAAAPGHVREARRLVFDVLTREQVAQLREIAQALTNAASPEIGVALQRAIMEGDAAEKC, from the coding sequence GTGACCAGTCCCACCCCGTGGCTCGACCATGAGGAGCGGCTCGCCTGGATGTCGCTGGTGGCCATGCTGATGAGCGTTCCGCCGGCGGTCGACGCGCAGCTCAAGCGCGATTCGGGGCTGAACTTCTTCGAGTACTCGATGCTGTCGCAGCTGTCCTCGCCACCGAACCGGGCTCTGCAGATGTCCCAGTTGGCCCAACTGGCCGGCGGCACGCTGTCGCGGCTGTCGCACGCCGCGAGCCGGCTGGAGAAGCAGGGCCTGGTGCGCCGGCGGGTGATCACCGGCGAGTCGCGCTGCACCGAGCTGGTGCTCACCGAGGAGGGCATGGCGGCGCTGGTGGCTGCGGCGCCCGGCCACGTCCGGGAGGCGCGGCGGCTGGTCTTCGACGTGCTCACCCGCGAGCAGGTGGCGCAGCTGCGGGAGATCGCGCAGGCGCTGACGAACGCGGCGTCGCCGGAGATCGGCGTGGCGCTGCAACGGGCGATCATGGAGGGTGACGCGGCGGAGAAGTGCTAG
- a CDS encoding NAD(P)/FAD-dependent oxidoreductase, translating to MTSIDTVVVGGGIAGASIAYELAASRSVLLVETETALARHSTARSAATYVPGHGAAPLRALIAASGARFAQLEAELDAPPLLSPRAVLHVASDAEGEAELAADLAEQAGEPGAPVAVDPAEAYRLCPVLRPGVVRAAMVVEGAADIDAEALHQAYIRGLLRRGGKVRTGAPVTGVRRSGSGWQVQAGPDGNVIDTAEVVDAAGAWADEVAVRAGVPRIGLTPYRRTIALARVPDPSRLRRPDGTRLPMVIGPRESFYFKQEGDGLLVSPADETPVKPHDVRPDELDVAAALERVEEATGLGLRSVRTAWAGLRSFVPDRLPVVGAWPDHPGFWFCAGQGGSGIETAPALAAFAAAVVTGGPLPADVPLDRTLFAPTRL from the coding sequence ATGACCAGCATCGACACCGTCGTCGTCGGAGGCGGCATCGCCGGTGCCTCGATCGCCTACGAGCTCGCTGCGAGCCGCTCGGTGCTCCTGGTGGAGACCGAGACGGCGCTCGCCCGGCACTCGACGGCCCGCTCCGCCGCCACCTACGTCCCCGGCCACGGCGCCGCGCCGCTGCGAGCGCTGATCGCGGCCAGCGGTGCCAGGTTCGCGCAGCTCGAGGCCGAGCTGGACGCGCCGCCGCTGCTCTCGCCCCGCGCGGTGCTGCACGTCGCGTCCGACGCCGAGGGCGAGGCGGAGCTGGCCGCGGACCTCGCCGAGCAGGCCGGTGAGCCGGGGGCGCCGGTCGCGGTCGACCCGGCCGAGGCGTACCGCTTGTGCCCGGTGCTGCGGCCGGGCGTGGTGCGGGCGGCCATGGTGGTGGAGGGTGCGGCCGACATCGACGCCGAGGCGCTGCACCAGGCCTACATCCGAGGGTTGTTGCGCCGCGGTGGGAAGGTGCGGACCGGTGCTCCGGTCACCGGCGTGCGGAGGAGCGGCTCCGGCTGGCAGGTGCAGGCCGGTCCGGACGGGAACGTGATCGACACGGCCGAGGTGGTGGACGCCGCCGGCGCGTGGGCGGACGAGGTCGCGGTGCGGGCGGGCGTCCCGCGGATCGGGCTCACCCCGTACCGGCGCACGATCGCGCTGGCCCGCGTGCCCGATCCGTCGCGGCTGCGTAGGCCGGACGGAACGAGGCTGCCGATGGTCATCGGCCCGCGCGAGAGCTTCTACTTCAAGCAGGAGGGCGACGGGCTGCTGGTCAGCCCCGCGGACGAGACCCCGGTGAAGCCGCACGACGTGCGCCCCGACGAGCTGGACGTCGCCGCCGCCCTGGAGCGGGTCGAGGAGGCCACCGGACTCGGACTGCGTTCGGTGCGCACGGCGTGGGCCGGGCTGCGGTCGTTCGTGCCCGACCGGCTGCCGGTGGTCGGGGCGTGGCCCGACCACCCGGGGTTCTGGTTCTGCGCTGGCCAGGGCGGGTCGGGGATCGAGACGGCCCCTGCGCTCGCGGCGTTCGCGGCGGCGGTCGTGACGGGCGGCCCGCTGCCCGCCGACGTCCCGCTCGACCGCACGCTGTTCGCCCCGACGCGGCTGTAG
- a CDS encoding cyclase family protein, with protein sequence MTAGRPMPTQDDVLGYFDTLSNWGRWGDDDELGTLNHISDDVRLAAARAVRHGWSVSCAWEIAVPGEMERSTTACPCAAEMPGAENMPVRFHNDRRWGYSSERLGIMFHGNTITHVDSPCHIFWDGTMYNGRSHSLVDPATGSGWAAVTAAANGIVTRGVLLDVARVRDVPWLEPGQGVFPDDLEEAERRQGVRVRPGDAVLLRTGYGRVRHEAGVAHGFTQAGWHASCLPWLHEREAALIGADTPQDVQPSGYDDVLMPVHAVSLVAMGLWMLDNCDLEACAATAVELGQWDFHLAVAPVRFAGTSGSPVNPIATF encoded by the coding sequence ATGACGGCAGGGCGACCGATGCCCACGCAGGACGACGTGCTCGGGTACTTCGACACGCTGTCGAACTGGGGTCGGTGGGGCGACGACGACGAGCTCGGCACGCTGAACCACATCAGCGACGACGTCCGGCTGGCTGCGGCGCGAGCCGTGCGCCACGGCTGGAGCGTGTCGTGCGCGTGGGAGATCGCCGTGCCGGGGGAGATGGAGCGGTCGACGACGGCGTGCCCGTGCGCCGCCGAGATGCCGGGCGCGGAGAACATGCCGGTGCGGTTCCACAACGATCGGCGCTGGGGTTACTCGTCCGAGCGGCTCGGCATCATGTTCCACGGCAACACCATCACCCACGTCGACTCGCCGTGCCACATCTTCTGGGACGGCACGATGTACAACGGGCGCTCGCACTCGCTGGTCGACCCCGCAACGGGTTCGGGGTGGGCGGCCGTCACGGCGGCGGCGAACGGCATCGTCACGCGCGGTGTCCTGCTGGACGTTGCGCGGGTCCGCGATGTGCCGTGGTTGGAACCGGGGCAGGGTGTGTTCCCCGACGACCTCGAGGAGGCCGAGCGTCGCCAGGGCGTGCGGGTGCGGCCCGGCGATGCGGTGCTGCTGCGGACCGGCTACGGCCGCGTCCGGCACGAGGCCGGTGTGGCGCACGGCTTCACACAGGCCGGCTGGCACGCGTCCTGCCTGCCGTGGCTGCACGAACGGGAGGCCGCGCTGATCGGCGCCGACACCCCCCAGGACGTCCAGCCGTCGGGGTACGACGACGTGTTGATGCCCGTTCACGCCGTGAGCCTCGTCGCGATGGGTCTGTGGATGCTCGACAACTGCGACCTGGAGGCGTGCGCGGCGACGGCCGTCGAGCTCGGCCAGTGGGACTTCCACCTCGCCGTTGCGCCGGTCCGCTTCGCCGGCACGTCCGGCAGTCCGGTCAACCCGATCGCCACGTTCTGA
- the pcaB gene encoding 3-carboxy-cis,cis-muconate cycloisomerase translates to MTSALFDPLFGADRVAARLDDASWVAALVAVEVALSRAAAEHGVVPVADADRIEAAAASLRIDPATLGRAAVEGGNPVIPLVRMLRSAAGEAGRSVHPGATSQDVMDTAAVLLVGWAGEVVLDDLRGAADAAADLARRHRDTPMIARTLGQQALPTTFGLVAAGWCAGLDRARARLGELFGALPVQFGGAAGTLAALHPHGPAVAASLARALRLADAAPWHTERTRIGELAGALAVAAGACAKPATDVVLLSGTELGEVSEAAPGDSSSMPHKRNPIAAITARAAARRAPGLAAVLLAAADHEHQRAAGAWHAEWQTLAELLRATGGAAARLRASLEGLGVHPDRMAANLALTAEADGPPGHVGELVDRLLEQRR, encoded by the coding sequence ATGACGAGCGCGCTGTTCGACCCGCTGTTCGGGGCCGACCGGGTGGCCGCCCGGCTCGACGACGCGTCGTGGGTGGCTGCGCTGGTCGCGGTCGAGGTGGCACTGTCGCGGGCCGCGGCGGAGCACGGGGTCGTCCCCGTCGCGGACGCGGACCGGATCGAGGCGGCCGCGGCCTCCTTGCGGATCGACCCGGCCACGCTGGGCCGGGCCGCGGTCGAGGGTGGCAACCCGGTGATCCCGCTGGTGCGGATGCTGCGCTCGGCGGCGGGGGAGGCCGGGCGCTCGGTGCACCCGGGAGCCACGAGCCAGGACGTGATGGACACGGCCGCCGTGCTGCTCGTCGGCTGGGCGGGGGAGGTCGTGCTCGACGACCTGCGGGGTGCAGCAGACGCGGCGGCCGACCTCGCGCGGCGCCACCGGGACACGCCGATGATCGCGCGCACGCTAGGGCAGCAGGCGTTGCCGACGACGTTCGGCCTGGTCGCGGCCGGGTGGTGCGCGGGGCTGGACCGGGCCCGGGCGCGGCTGGGGGAGTTGTTCGGCGCGCTGCCGGTGCAGTTCGGAGGGGCGGCAGGCACCCTCGCCGCGCTGCACCCGCACGGGCCGGCGGTGGCCGCGTCGCTCGCCCGCGCCCTGCGGCTCGCCGACGCGGCGCCGTGGCACACGGAGCGGACCCGGATCGGGGAGCTCGCCGGAGCACTGGCCGTGGCCGCCGGCGCCTGCGCCAAGCCGGCAACCGACGTGGTGCTGCTCTCCGGCACGGAGCTCGGCGAGGTGTCGGAGGCGGCGCCGGGCGACTCGTCGTCCATGCCGCACAAGCGCAACCCCATCGCGGCGATCACGGCCCGCGCGGCCGCGCGTCGTGCGCCCGGTCTGGCCGCAGTGCTGCTCGCCGCGGCCGACCATGAGCACCAGCGGGCAGCCGGGGCCTGGCACGCGGAGTGGCAGACGCTCGCCGAGCTGCTGCGCGCCACGGGTGGCGCGGCCGCGCGGCTGCGGGCGTCCCTGGAAGGGCTCGGCGTGCACCCGGACCGGATGGCCGCGAACCTCGCCCTCACCGCTGAGGCGGACGGCCCGCCCGGCCACGTGGGCGAGCTGGTCGACCGGTTGCTCGAGCAGCGCCGATGA
- a CDS encoding winged helix DNA-binding domain-containing protein has translation MVERVLSTRELNRAVLARQLLLERAALTPERAVEQVAGLQTQYAPSGYIGLWSRLAGFRRQGLTDALLAGRIVQAWAMRCTIHMVAATDYWPITEAVRQARREWWRRAHKSDADMAAVAAAVRGYLADGPLKQAEIQKRLAAAGYPRLVWPGVQLWVDLVRVPPAGTWGTPRAHVYGLAEHTVAVPEPAPTEAAGAELLVARYLRGFGPASPADIASFCGWTITATRAVLARMEPRIQLCRYRSETGGELVDVPDAPLPAADTPAPVRFLGQWDANLLVHARRAQILPEEYRPRVFARNIPQSVPTFLVDGQVAGTWRYSDGEVRCEPFQPLTPEVAREVEAEAAGLTGFHAE, from the coding sequence ATGGTCGAACGCGTGCTCTCCACCCGGGAGCTCAACCGGGCCGTCCTGGCCCGCCAGCTGCTCCTGGAGCGCGCCGCACTGACGCCCGAGCGGGCCGTCGAGCAGGTGGCGGGCCTGCAGACGCAGTACGCGCCGTCGGGCTACATCGGGCTGTGGTCGCGGCTCGCGGGGTTCCGCCGCCAGGGGCTCACCGACGCGCTGCTCGCCGGCCGCATCGTGCAGGCCTGGGCGATGCGCTGCACCATCCACATGGTCGCCGCCACCGACTACTGGCCGATCACCGAGGCGGTGCGGCAGGCGCGTCGGGAGTGGTGGCGCCGGGCGCACAAGAGCGACGCCGACATGGCGGCCGTCGCCGCCGCCGTTCGCGGGTACCTCGCCGACGGGCCGCTGAAGCAGGCCGAGATCCAGAAGCGCCTGGCGGCGGCCGGGTATCCGCGGCTGGTCTGGCCGGGTGTCCAGCTGTGGGTCGACCTGGTGCGCGTTCCCCCGGCCGGCACGTGGGGCACCCCCCGGGCCCACGTGTACGGCCTGGCCGAGCACACGGTGGCGGTGCCCGAGCCCGCGCCCACCGAGGCGGCCGGGGCGGAGCTGCTCGTCGCTCGCTACCTGCGCGGTTTCGGGCCCGCTTCGCCCGCCGACATCGCCTCGTTCTGCGGGTGGACCATCACCGCGACGCGAGCGGTGCTGGCCCGGATGGAGCCCCGGATCCAGCTGTGCCGGTACCGCAGCGAGACGGGCGGCGAGCTGGTGGACGTGCCGGATGCGCCGCTGCCGGCTGCCGACACGCCTGCCCCCGTGCGGTTCCTCGGGCAGTGGGACGCGAACCTGCTCGTGCACGCCCGGCGCGCGCAGATCCTGCCGGAGGAGTACCGGCCACGGGTGTTCGCGCGGAACATCCCGCAGTCGGTGCCCACTTTCCTGGTCGACGGGCAGGTCGCCGGCACCTGGCGCTACAGCGACGGCGAGGTGCGGTGCGAGCCGTTCCAGCCTCTGACGCCCGAGGTGGCGCGGGAGGTGGAGGCCGAGGCGGCCGGGCTCACCGGGTTCCACGCCGAGTGA